From Pelosinus fermentans DSM 17108, the proteins below share one genomic window:
- a CDS encoding aminoacyl-tRNA deacylase codes for MDIVKNILEASHFAHEFIYHNQPLLTAQEGADYFKIDTGQTAPTLIIKTDNNFFALIISGSSRRIKLEELSFLLGCKKTRMANREEVKEQTGFDAGNLPLIGIPLPHILDKQLFSYPCVYGGSGQLNRTLKITPLALTKLNTVIAITTVFR; via the coding sequence ATGGATATTGTCAAAAACATATTAGAAGCCAGTCACTTTGCTCATGAATTCATTTATCACAATCAACCTCTGCTTACTGCTCAGGAAGGTGCTGATTACTTTAAAATTGACACTGGTCAAACTGCACCTACCCTAATTATTAAAACGGATAATAATTTTTTTGCCCTTATTATTTCAGGTAGTTCCAGACGTATTAAATTAGAAGAACTCTCTTTTCTTTTAGGCTGTAAAAAAACTAGGATGGCAAACCGGGAAGAAGTTAAAGAACAAACAGGTTTCGATGCAGGGAATCTTCCGCTGATCGGCATACCACTCCCCCACATTTTAGATAAACAGCTGTTTTCCTATCCTTGCGTCTATGGCGGTTCGGGCCAATTAAATCGAACCCTGAAAATTACACCTCTTGCCTTAACAAAACTGAATACGGTGATTGCAATTACAACCGTGTTCAGATAA